In Tiliqua scincoides isolate rTilSci1 chromosome 16, rTilSci1.hap2, whole genome shotgun sequence, the DNA window TTTGGAACAGATGGTTGCTGCTATGATTTTTTTACTTTGCATTTTTGTTATGGCTGACATGGAAAGAAAACTGAATGGAAAAATGGAGACAAGGGTGAGAAGTCCCCATTTCTGCCCCCTCACATCTCTGAAGCTTTCCAAGAGAGCGCATCCATGCGTGGATACGAACAGTGGTTCTGTTCAGCCTTTCCAGGTAACCACCGTATCAGTAAAACAGGGTGCatctcccctccttcttccaaaCACAGTGGATCAAATGTCAAGGAATCTTTTCTATTACATTACAGGCTGGGTGCAATTTCTTAGGGAATGCTGCCCCCTAGCATCTTTGAGTGCACATGCCTTCAGaacacatgcaaaaaaaaaaaaggccatttCCTTCTCACATCAGACCAAGAGGCATCTAATACCTTCGTTTGAGGTTGGGGGATCGCCTACTACATTTATCCATTTTTAATATAAGAATAATGAAGAATTTTTTCAAGCCTGCCATTTGATCAAACGGTGGCACCTTTTAAATCAAACAAATATTTTTAATTCACTGACTTTGCCTGCAATTCTACACTTTTTACTtacaggaagccccattgaactcacaAGGACTCACTTTGGAAGAAATGTTACCAGTTCAAaagataaagagagagagagagagaatgagagactACAAGGTAATGCAGAGGGATAGTGCATTGGGTCGGGTTGCATGAAGCATTAAAAGAGAACCCAACAGATCAAAATGGGTGTGGGGGCGACATAATATtactacagcacaatcctatgcatgtctacacaaaagtaagtcctattgtgttcaatggggcttactcccaggaaagcgtgtacaAGATTATAACTGTAGTCTTGTTGGTACAAAACTGGTCGCCTTCACCACTGCCAGAAATGGGACGTTTTCACCAACATTTTCAGTGACCTCTCCAccatgaccccaagatctctttgtCACCAACAGCTCACACCCCCATCAacggtgggattttttttttgccctgatgGGAGTCACTTGACATTGTACCACATTTGCCATTTGGCTGCCTGTTCTCTCAGCTTGGAGAGGTCTATGTGGAGCCCGTCCCAATCTCCTTTAATTCGTACGACCCTAAAGACTtcggtgtcatctgcaaacttggccaccccACTGTTCATCTGCCATTTATGCTTAAAAGTGCCAATTCAAATCCTTGGGGGGACCCACACTTCTTACTTCCCTCCACAGTGAAAACTGCTCATTTcttcccactctctgcttcctgttccttaACCAGTTGCCACTCCATAAAAACCCTATTATTCCATCCCAAGTTGactcaagagcctttggtgagggatttgGTGAGACGCTCTGACAATCCAAATGCACCAGGTCACCAGGGTGACCTCGAGCCACAGGCCAGTGTGACACTCACAAGCAGCTCTAAAAAGTGAATAGAACAGGACCTACCTTTGCAGAAACCAGGCCAATTCTCCTTCCACAAGGCTTGTATATGCTTATATCTTCCAGTATATGCTTAATAGTTTTATGCTTAATTATGCTTCCTACCAGTTTCTTAGAAGTATTAAGCTGACCAGCCTGTAATTTCCTGGGtccaccctgctggatcagaccaaaggcccatcagtCCAGCTTCCGggatctcacagtggcgcaccacgaacctcagggagtacacaggaCAACAAAAGActtgtgtcctgttgccactcccttgcatctggcattctagtaacagggaccaaatgtgtacacctgaaggctgggcagaaatgggttaatcattACCACCATGCCTAGGAGCTGGAAAGAGTGCCCTGGGTATGCGCAGTCTGCACCACCCCAGacgtcagccagccagccagacagcAAGCCAGCCACCACCCCCCTAATTTGCACCCTATCTGGGGTTGAaggaggcaggggggaagcagaAAGGATGAGGGGTCACCCCCAATTTGCACCCTATCTGGGGCtgaaggaggcaggggggaggcagaaagggTGAGGGGCCACCCCCAATTTGCACCCTATCTGGGGCTGAAGGAGGGAGGTAGGTAGGTCAGAGGGGGAGGgctgaaagggggaggggcttaATGCCCCCCAGCATGGTTTAACCACCAGCACCATGCCTAGGAGAAGCAAAAGagttcccctgagcatgtgcagagggtgtatttgctgcagcagcaccaaggagggaggggggctgaactccccccccccccacaaaggagCCACAGGAGCAGAGGTAGTGCCTGtctgcccgccccctccccttccctggctcAAGAGGGAGGCTCCAGCCCTGGGCAGGCTGCTAGTCCTCACTGAGGAGGGGGGACAAGATGGCTGCGTGGtcccttcctctcccaccccccaggcaggcagggcagctgcttccactcaCCAGGCAACGACGCCGGAAGCAGGAGCTGCCTCGGTGCGCCGCTCAAAAGGGTCCCCCGGAAACAGCCTCCCCAGGAAAGcaggttctccccctccctcctctgctcagcctggggaactccctgccacaagatgtgggggTGGCACCTGGCCAGGGGTGGCCAGCCTCTCAACTCCAGGACTCCAGGACTGTGCAGAgaggggaatttcagcaggggcaGCTTGGCATCTCTGGTGGTCCTCACAGGACCCCTGGGTAGCTGCCACCCGGTGGCACAGCACCCCCGTGCCTCTGGCTCGTTGCCACCCAGTGGCACAGCGCCCCCGCACCTTACGGCACTTGGCACCCTTGAACCTGCAGCCCCAACTGGCaatctctaaagcagtggttctcaaactttttagcgccaggacccattCTTTAGACCTGGGAcccactgggacccaccagtcattaacttggaaatgatgtcatggccagaagtgacttcatcaagcaggggtctccaaacccccagcccgggggccaaatgcggcaAACCAGAGATGCTTTTCATTGTGCCTTGACAGGCAGCCGCCTCACAGGTACAGTTTTGCCCAATGTGGAGCTTTCCCTGTTTAATGTTTGCCCCTCCTGCacctgtgatggggggggcatTAAGTGCAAGCCAGGGCTGCTGCTTCACAATGGTTACCTGGGTGACAAAGCTGCCTTCACTCCCCCCCAGTGGGACCTGCCTCTCTTCCAAGCTGGGGAGTCCAAGCCAGAGGTGCAGAACGGCCATGACAGCTGCTCAGAAATGTAGCTTCTTCCCCCAAGAGCCGTACTACATCCCTGGGTGAGCCCTCTGGCTCCCAAGTGCAGTGCCCTTGGATTCCACTGCCGAAGGAACCCAACACAGCAAGGGGATCTGGGAGGCCTGGGCTGTGGCTGAGTCAAGCCTCCGTGTGCACAGACCCCAGGAAGGGAGCCTTTGAGTGCCAGGTGTTGGGATGGCGGCGAAGGTGGCCCTTGGAAACAGGCACTGCATTTGTAGGGCCCAGCAAAGCAATGCTTCCCCGAgggcagagccagcccatccaggAGGTCCACTGAAacggtcgcctcaggcagcagattgctgggaGGGGCCCATCTCCACCCACCACCGTGCCTCCTTCCagcccctggactggaaaaggaaccCCTCACCCTGGGAGAGTTGGCGGTCATCTGCAagtgtggctgcctccccattcGGTCCTAATTGCCTTCACTTCTGTGCTCTTTCCTGTCCAGATATGGGGGGTTCTACCCTCAGGTCCGCTACCAAGTTGGGAACACGTACGGCAGGACCACTTGCTACGCGCTGACCGACCCAGAAGTTCGCAAGAGCCCCGTCTCGGTGCTCGCCCCCCTGACCAGACCAAAGTTCATCGAAGATTTCAGCCGCCGGAAACTGCCTCCGTGCGATATGATGGATCAGTACCAGCGCTACATCCCTGGCTATACAGGTGGGCAGGTTTCGTCCAACTGTGGGGGTGAGAACCTTCACTGACACCAGTTCATCCCATACCCAATTATATATAATGAGTGCTCAGGGAGTAGATGAGTTGGCAACTCTGGCTGCCAACTTTTTAAAGTGACTTTGCTCCAGTCCAAGTTGACATTCATTACATTGCTCCTTGCCAGAAATACCATGAATACCTATTCATTTTTGTTGTGGCTGGTGGCTGAGGTGAGTGTTTCCCACCAATACTACCACCTTGTCTTATGCTGGGTGGGACACCCCTTCTTTATTGCTGTTGGGAGTTAAACATTGGAAGCCTGCCTGCTTCTTACACCCCAAAAGCTCTGCTATTAAAAATGGAAAGGTTCATGGCACTCCTTCAGAGGAGATTCTATGTCCCTGGGTGCAACACTTGCTTGAAGGTGCAGTAACTCACACAGAGATGCAATGGTCGGTCCCGCTGCGGAACCCTAAGGCTCTCAGCCCTCAGAAGTCTGCAATGATCTCTAATCCATTTCTCACCAGCCAGTCCCCCTTAAACAGGCAGGGACTtacttgtttctttgttttttcagGCTTTGTACCCTACTACGCTTGCTTTCCTCTTCCAGGCATAGAACCCAAGCGCCCCATGCTGAGTGCTGGCCCCACGGCTGATCCCCAAGCATGGATGGATGCCAATTCGGCACAACTGTTGGAGCAGAGGAGGCAAACCTCCTGCCACCCTGGCATTCGGCTGGCGTGCGGACCTGGATGGAGGCAGTTTGCCAGTACAGCCAGCTCCAACCTGGTGTCCATGGAGGGTGACCGGAAAATGCTGTGCCATCCAGATATCCCTCTGGTGTGTGGGCAAGAGGCAAGCCGGGGCCCCTGCCACACTGACATTGCCGTATCATGTGGGCAGGGCTGGAGTGATGTCCCTTTCGTCAAGGGAACGGATCAGGTACGTGTTGCAGGTTCACCTGAGCGCCAGGTAAAGAAAAGGAGCACCTCTAGCCCATCATgagctgctctgctcccctctttctttaccattccagggagtgggaggacagaacaggcacccccccccccccacacacacacacacaccaatctgctgctctgaggcaactgcctcagctaGACTCATGCATCAGGGTCGATATCTTGAGTATGGTTTTCAGGGACAACTCAAAGGCCTCTttgtgctttgttttaagctggggggagggcaaaagaGGGTCTATGATTTGTTgagagtcagtgctggaaaatcaaGAATTGCTTGGAGCACAGAAGGTCTCAAGGGCATTTCACTGATTGTGTCTCCGGGGTTTTAGCCCACCAGGATCGAAACCGTGCCTCTCCCACCCCCGACGGAGACAGTGGACGTGAAGAGATTCGGACGAACCCCCAAGTTGGACATACCCAATCTCATCCAGAGGAAAGCCATCTCAGGTGTGACACAAGCAGAAGCAGCACCCCTCTTTGGGGTTTGGGGACGAAAGTTCTCAGGAGCCCTGCCACCTATCGGGCGAGCGGCCACTGCCGAACTCCCTCTCCGGCAGAGATCCCCAAGCTCTGGAATCAATTACCAAGTGCCATGTGAAGGGGCCAGAGAAGTGGCCCTTTGAACCCAGCTGTCAAAGCAGTGTTGGTTGTTTTCAGTCTGTTCCGTTTGCAAAATATTGTGACCATCGTGCTACTTTTCTTGGTATTTTATCTTTTAGTGGGAGCCCGTTTTGAGAACATTGTTGGAAAGTgggctagaccagtgattttgaACCTTTTTTGTGGCATGATCCCAATCTATAAAGTATGGGACTGGGGGCCCACCACCAAACCTGCCCAACTGCCCCCgctgccacccactgcctgtcCACCCCCATTTCTCTCTACCTCTTATGCCTTCCcagcaacactgtgaggtagcAATCTGAGAGGGGtcagccttagaagctgtggggcaagatggcaagaagaggctgtgccaGATGAATCACTTGGTTTTGATAAGGCTGTGCCATGATTGGATTGGGTCCAAGCCCTGTCTTACACAGGCTTGGGAAGGTTActataacccctccccccccaatatgATTCTTTGCAACCCTTAGTGGGATCACAACCCACAAAATGAAGGTAACTGGGCTAGATGGTAGTCAAATACATAAATATGAAGAACACAGCTGCCCGTGCTATTTGAGAAACTGGCAACCCACAGAACAAGCCTGATTTTCAGAGAGCCTCCAAAGGTCACCTCTGGCCCTTGCAAGCATGACTCTGGGGGCTTTCTTAGTATGAAGTGACCCTTCGCCTGCCCCCATGGACCACTCCAGTCAAAGCACTTTGCATCTTCCCCCACTCCCCAGGGTACACGGGATTCATCCCACGCTTCACCTGGATCATGGGTGTCAACTATCTGAAAGGAGTGAAAGAAGCTATGAATGACTTTGACAGAAACCAGGTAAAGTTAACTGCGCAGGCTAAGGGGTGGATGCGGCGATCTGGCCTTGCTCAAGCTTAGCAGCCATGCAGCTCAACAGTTTCATAAAAGCCCTGTGGATTTTGTCTTCCTCACCCGCAGAGCTGCAGTCAATGGATGCAATCTGGCTAGGCTAGTCCCCTTGGGCAGAGGACATGGGTGGGTGAGCAATGCTAGGCTTACAGTAGTATAGGTGAGGCTCTGATGGGCCATTGGCTCATCTGCCCCATGTGGCACAGAAGGGCACGGCAGCCAAAAGGATGGCTAGCTGCCAGTTAAACTGCTGCATATTTAAGCCATTGGTGTCAGTGACTGAGGTCCTATAGGCAAGCCAGGCCAGGAGTCCTCAAATTATGGGGGACAACATGAGCCCCACCACGCTTTCCACCTAGTTTATCCAAGTGCTGTTCCTCCTGGGGGGCTTCTAAAAGCATTAGCCACCActatttattgttcacattttaacCTCACCCTTCCTATCATCTAAGGAGCCAGGGCGGTATATGTGGTTCCTtgcctccctttgtcctcacaacaatcctgtgaggtaggtgagactcaGAGATGTTGGCCCGGCTTCTGACAAGACCAGGTTCTGCATGCTGATTGGGGCGTCTCCAGGACTCTCAGGCTCTCAGGCCCTCCCAGAAGGGCAGCTCAACAGCATCACTAACATCAGCTAAGGAGCAGCTTGCAGCATTCTTCTGAAGTTTAGTCCTTTACAGCCTAGAGCCCAACCTGCAGGAAGACACAGCTTCAGCCCAACATCTCTTCTCCCCAAATGTGGGCCTGCTCAGTCCTCATCCACTCGCATGGGGGACGGACGGTCTCTGGCCTGTTCAACCTGGGCCTCTGCATATAGTCCTCAGCAAGCAGGTGTGGGACTGCTTGGCAGGCAAGCAACCCATTCCGCTGGAAAACCAGAGAAAGGGTGTGTGGACCCaatcctctcccttcctccccccccaggcCTGCACAGGCTAAGGCCCCCATTTACACAGCACAGAGTGCAAGCGGCGTGTGGCATTCTAGACTGGCCCACTTCATCATGGAGGGAATCTTGCATACAAGCCCTAGCAGTCTGTGCCCAGCCTTTCCTCCTGCATGCCAAAGCACTGCAGAACACAGCTCCCCACCACCCTGGAGCCATGATGGAGATTGCTCTGACAGGCCAGCAGTTGCCTGCACAGGCTCCCTCTCCCCTGTGCTGACAACTGGTACCGTCAGAGCAGGCCCTTCAGTCGCTGCTGCTCCTCATGCCTGCCAATTTAAGGCACTTGCATTTACCAGCCTCCTCGTCAGCTGCAGCACCGAAGTGAGCTTCCCCAGCTTCACACCCTTGGCCCCCACGCCCCCTCTCCGCATGccactccacccacccacccccagaaatAGAACACACAAGCACTGAGCAGATAAGGGCAGAAGAGGTAGGCATGTATTGCTGCTGTTCTGTGAGACCAGAGTGCTGTGGAAGTCATGAGGCCTGCGCACTGGCAGACTCCACGGCTTTGGGggacccccccacctccctcaagTTGTAGGTTCCCGTCAGCTGGCCCCCTTTGTCCTTCCACAGGAAATGATGAGAAGCCCAATGTACAGCTTTGGCAAGCGGCTGCCACGCACCTACTGGCCCAACACCAagatctacaccagcaatggCCTGATGCCATTCTACACAGGGTTCGTGCCAAGTAAGTTGACCCACACAGCCCACCTAGACAAGCCAGGGGTCCAGTGTCCCGCAGCAGGCTTGCCCTCCCAAAGGGTTATCCCTCCCCGACACCTCTTGCAAAAAGGTGCTGCCCTGCAGCTATGCAGAAGCCAGCCAAGAAAGCAGGCTGCTCACGCAGCAGCTGCGGGGAAGTTGGCAGCTCCTCCCTGCAGCAAGCATGCCTGTGCCACTGCCAGCTGTTCTGAATCACCACCATGGGGCAGCTAAGGATAGGGAGGGAAATTCCACTTCTGTTCACACTTAACTGGATTTGTGGGGGAAAGGGATCCTACACGCCCTTCTACTCTACAGCAGGCTGGACTGTCCTAGGGCCACCTTTTTGGCAGCATTGCAGATGCCAAGTGCAGCAAGTCCTGGCCAGCACAAGGGTCCCTTTGTCAAGTGGACACAGCCAACTTGCCTTATCCAGAACAGGGCCCTGGCAGGAGTTCATGCATCAAGGACGTAGGAGCTATTTTTACCTGACTGCAGAGGCTGGTCCAATGGCAAAATATACACCAGCTTTACAGGAACAAAGACTGTGCCAGAGATTCATGAGATTAAGGGTTATGACCAATCCCTTTGTAGGGAGTTACTG includes these proteins:
- the CIMIP2A gene encoding ciliary microtubule inner protein 2A, with the translated sequence MTAAQKCSFFPQEPYYIPGYGGFYPQVRYQVGNTYGRTTCYALTDPEVRKSPVSVLAPLTRPKFIEDFSRRKLPPCDMMDQYQRYIPGYTGFVPYYACFPLPGIEPKRPMLSAGPTADPQAWMDANSAQLLEQRRQTSCHPGIRLACGPGWRQFASTASSNLVSMEGDRKMLCHPDIPLVCGQEASRGPCHTDIAVSCGQGWSDVPFVKGTDQPTRIETVPLPPPTETVDVKRFGRTPKLDIPNLIQRKAISGYTGFIPRFTWIMGVNYLKGVKEAMNDFDRNQEMMRSPMYSFGKRLPRTYWPNTKIYTSNGLMPFYTGFVPTIRHNYALTFGNGTRKAYYDELLRRQNAGGKHF